The Erigeron canadensis isolate Cc75 chromosome 1, C_canadensis_v1, whole genome shotgun sequence genome segment ggttttataaataattattcaCATTTCTAAATGTTAAGATTATgtctatataaatacaaaattatatatatactacataatGACAATTTGATAAAACATCTTATAAACAACCTGTACAAAATGAAAGTAATAACTGGAAAACTTTATGACCCCAAATTGCTTACTTATTGAAAACTAACAAGCCATTTTAGACAAACTATTTAGGAAATGAAAATCAGTAACCCataaaaactaattaacaaGCCATTCAAGACATAAAAATCCGTAACccataaaaatattaacaagatGTGTAAGGTTCATAATTTGCAATTCTTGAAATCTAACAAGCCATCCAAGTCATATCCTCTAGCCTGGAATAAACAAGCCATCCAAGTCATATCCTCTAGCCTGAAATAAATTGAAATCAAACAAAGGAAACAATGGTCGTTATCCAAATAAatatagcaaataaaaaaaaacaatgataagATCAAACAAATGAAATTTAAGAGTACATATTAATATTATCCCAATTAAATAACATCCCAAATAAATATAGAGTAACATTCCTAACCAAGACAACTAGTTTTTGTATGTTAAAATACCCACACTTACATCCACCAATTATATGCAGCAAACGTGCTTTCTGCATCTACTACACAAATGCCcacattaataaaaacatattcaGGTTAAATCTTCTAAGGCTGACATAGAGCTAAAGAGACGCAAACAGTAATGTAAAAACAGAAGAAACAGCTTCTTCAACAAGAATAGATCttagagatttaaaaaaaatagatgcaGTGATGATCCTATGAAAACTAACTCAAATAGAACATGTATCCCATCCTACCACTGTACCACGCAACCAATCAAGAAAAACCCAGCACTTATAAGCATTGGCCGCTAAATATAGCATACTTGTCAACTAAAAAGAATGCAGAAGCGACTAAAGAAAAAAGTCAACAGCTTACTTATCTGACTTTGGTACAAAAAAGAAAGGATAATATGACCCAGTTTTTCTGAAATTCCAAACAGAGGTACATTCATCTGAATGCAAGATATAGTTACCTTATGTAGTACTCATTCTTAGTTGGGAACCCTTTCATATATCAATTGAGAATCTTCACGGTATCTTCTTGAAGGGGGctgaaaagaaataatataatacttgCATTAATCAATACATAGATTATGCAACTAAAAATCAAGGCAGAACCAATACATAAGATACTTGTTATTCTAACCTGTATATCATACATGTCATTATGTGAGAAACCAGAACCTGCACATAAATTTCCCATAGGCATAGAAGCACTATATGAGTTTTGAACCACTTAGAAATTTCTAAGTGGCCAAATTTAACAACTAATTTTAATATTACCCTTTATCAACGGAAATGGGCATGAACAGTGAAGTTTTGTCCTTTTATGTGACTATCGggttatgtatatgtatatttgttacAGTATTGTCCTTTTTTTTTGCAACTATCGggttatgtatatatacgagtatttgttACAgcaattacaaaacaaaagttgTGGTGGAAGTATTGGTCAGCAGTCCACTGATGTAAATATGTGCTATGGGTTCGAATCCTAGACTCTATCAAATATTTTGGTATTAATTAAACAGttttgtactatatatatattaagagaaGTAATCTGTATACCACCTGATTTTAACCTGTACCAGGTGGTGATTATCTCCCATAtattaaacaccaaaacaaaGGCCCAATCAATAACTTTTGCATGTATACATCATACATGTCGTAGTTAAGGATTCACCGCATAGGAGAAAAATCTTTTTATCATCTTTAACAAATTAAAGCAAATGATTGATTTCTACAATATAATGAATTTGAAACAGAGTCTTAATCACTACAGATCTTTCTCAATCAAGTGTATGGATTTGTGGTTGTGTTTTTGAACCGACAAATCTTGACAAACTGTCTTTGATCGTTTCCGTTACTGGTGTGGTAGGTGAGTTACAGATGACACAAATAGTTGCGAAATTATGTAAAGGTTTAATTTATTGGCTTCGATCAACAATATAAGAGATATATTCAAGTATACGAGACCAACTACAAAAGAGTATCACACGAGTCAATATAACATAGGTAAAATATAAACACCtctaataaaaattaaaagatgataTATGCAGCTCTAAAGTCTGCTTTTTAACGTGtataattgtatttttcatataaaaattcattatataattcaacttttaactaaaataattatgagAAGGTCTTCTGGTTAATTAGTAAAGCTATTAAAAAGCACAGTACGTAGAACTAAAAACAGATAAAGATTCTGATAATCTTATCAATGTTTATCGGCTTTAAATTAATGATATCAGGCGGCAATAATCGAGCAGCATTATCTTGCATTGATGTCAGTATTATGAGCCGCAAAGTAAGACAAAGACAAATGACATCCAATTGAGCCATGGGATTTATCTGTGAGAAATTATATGAGCTGAGTTtgattatttatagttttttttttttttttcttccgaaATAACATTATATGATAAACCGAATTATATATAGTTGATAGAAAAGGTTTAAAAAGTAACATTCAATGTGACattccaaaaagaaaagtaaagtcCACATATATATTCAACGTTTTGCTAgtgtaaaaataaaacacatcaGCAATTAACATCCCTCATTAAGTCGAATTATATATGCCATtcggaaaaagaaaagaaaaagaaattggaattaattaattagttaatatataCGGTCCAAATAAGTATATAACGTACTGCACTACTGTATCGAATTGAAACTAACTGGTGCCGAAAAAAACCATCAATAGCAAATTACCTGATCGAGCATGAACGTTGCATGCAAGGCTATTTACTTTATTAGTTCGAAGTTAGCTAGAAAACTAATatgcagaggcggtaccaggaaaaaatttcaaagggggcaaaattaaaaatttcatgaaaagtaaatgtaaaaagggacaaaatattaaaaacctataaaaaaattttaaaaactcattaaaaaattaaaatacatgacaaaatttaaattttgagaaGGGGCATTTGCCCCCTTTACCACCCCTCTAGTACCGCCCTTGCTAATATGCATAATTAATTTTTTGGACGTTTGTATGATGTTTTGCCCATATATCCCCATCTATATGTCCTTTTGATTTTGGAGTTATTACGCCCGTGTGCACGTTCTTATTGATAGAGATCTAGAAAAAGAGTACGTCTTTAAAGGGCTACGAAAGTACGAAGAATGTCATTACTTTGACTTTTCAAGTATTTTGTCTCATGTATATAGAGGCtggttttttaaaattgttttacataattaattaatgcatatatatgttaCTTAAATAATCAGACATATATAATATCcgttataaaagataaaataaagcatatttatctatctaacctaagtatatataataacacaGTATCCGCACAATGTGACAGTGGTCATGACgacgacgatgtggtggtggaggcAACTATTGATGGTAGAGGCGACCTCGAGTGATGTAGATaaatgatgtaaaagtaattaatttaaaaggttaattgaaatattttaaagataaaagactataatgtaatttaatcattagaaacatatattttaGACAATTATActgtgtaacttttaacaaggaTGATATTTAGAAGAGAAAATAAATGaagttataaaatttgaaaataagttGTATTctttagattttttttcttaagaaagtatatgatataatataaaagaattaTCTAGTTATATTTTGTCATACTTCTTTCCGAAAACTGGGAAGAAATGATGGTTATTATTTTCatctattcttttttttttaaacaagtgaTTGGAAGGGAAGCATCAATAATGTATACGAAGTTTATACTCTAGCAAGCTAATTGCATTAAtcgttaaactttttttaaagttaaaaaggctaatttttatagtttaaatcGGATAAAATTAATCATGTCATTTATATAGCTTAAATGAAATTTCCAATCGCACAACGAGGCGTATGAGGCTATGACAATCAAAGATTCTAGAGAAGACTTGAACAAAATATACAATAGTGGCTAAAGgtgattataataattaaaattgtctataaactttatattttaatatatttattttatctatttatttatataaaatcatataattagttaattaaaaaacaaaagtaaaacataataaaaaattgatggTTAATTTATAAAGTACGAAAAAGCAATAAGGGTTGGAAATAAACACAATGTttgtaaaactataaatagtAAAAGGTTGTAATTGTAAATGATCAAAGttataaatagtaaaaaagTTGGTTGGTATATTTTAGAGtgaaatgtttatttaaaaactaaattttttatgaaaattaaaaaatttatcaaaacacattgtgatccgAATacaacacaatgtgttttaattatgtttttgttttataatctaaaaacacattgtgttaagtatTAACTCAAAAAGTGTTTTTGATAGTgcgtgaaaatcagaaaattgttaaaacatactttgatatgaacttaacacaatgtattttacaaacaaaaaatcaaaaacaaattgTGTTTGATTCAAATCATAATGTGTTTTTGCcagttttcacaaaaattttaatttttaaatgattacaacCCATATTATAAAAGCCAAAGCTTGGTAACAAATTATAACATAAGTTTAGAATTAAAATCTAAACCTTTGTGTCTAAAGtataaaatgctaaaagaataaaatttggAATTACAAAAAACCCAAATATTTgtgactaaaataaaaaatattaggCATGTTTAGTTATGAGATATATAATCTAGTtcttcatttttagttttctagaaatgaaaaggtttttcttctcttggaaaacaaaataagaaatttgaaaaaacGCGCTTAAGACCTAGAAATATTATTTTCATTCTTCATATttgaaaatatgttttaatatacTTGACGAAGTGGGGGTACGTAGAGTGACGGCGGTGGCGAGGAATGACAAGGGCAGAGGTGGTGACGTAGGGAGTGAGTtaatataatttcaattttttaaaatttgaaaaatgaataaaatatagagaacaattataaaaaaatagtgttTCTAATTTCTCAttgaaaatttaacaaaaaaaacaaaattttatgtatttttaattagaaaactaTTATTTGATCGGGTTTTCtcatttctatgtttttttataaaaacaaaaaggaaaaacgATATGTTTTTCTCAAACTAAATGCTTAACAAAAGTTTACTATTAACCAAAATATACAAGGAGAGATACAATTGGCATCTCCCATGACATGAACGAAAACAACTTTCGAGCTTTGCCTATACGTTCCAGTTAAGACTTTCCACTTTGGTGGATCTATCTATAACCCAATATATATCTTCAATAAGGTTGTAATATCGTACAATCATATTGGTTAATTATCACTTATCAGAAATACATTAGTGAAAGTTTGTAAAATAGTTGCTAAAATAAATTCAAAGAatttttaaaaggaaataacGAATCAAACAATGTTATGAgcattatatactcgtatacaaACAAACAATCCTACATGAACTGAATGGATCTCCTCTTAGGACGCTTGGCTGCTCGATTCTTTAAACCTTCGAGTTGTGCTTCCCACACCGTTGTTGAGAAATGCACGTTTTGTTCACGATGAGTATGGCCTCCAACTAAGCTCAAGTCGTACATTCGTCTAGTGTTTGGGTCAGAAAGAACTTCATACGCCTCTCTTAACTCCACAAATCGTTTGGTGCTTTCCTCCTTTTTGGAAGATGGGTAAACATCGGGATGGAGTTGAAGAGCTTTGGCTCGGTACGCCTTCTTGAGGTCATGAAAACTAACATTTTGCGACTCTAGCGAAAGAACTTGGTAAAAGTTCTTTTTATTATCAATATTGTGCAACTCTTTAGCTCTACAAGATATGTTTGTAGTCTTCTTAATACCATTAAACACTCTTTCATTCCTAATTAGCATCAAATCACTTTTTTGCAACACAAAGTTCATCTTTAAAGCCATTGTTGTTGTTTTGGTGTGTGGGGTATCTAATAGTGTATTtgtttgagagaaaaaaaaaggatagtAAAGTGTGTATGAAGAAATGGAAAAATGTTGAGTGCATATAAAGAAAAGAATGTCGAGGTATAAGGTAATATTATATTGACACCTTCACACGCATTTGACTATAAAGTTGGAAACTAGCGACCGATTTCCATGTGGAAGTTTCCATACCTTTAAATGATTATTGTTTGCATCGAGTATGATTTTTGAAAGAGTCTTCCAATTGGGTACATATATCGTTAATTTATTACAGATATATTGTGTTTAACAACGGTAGTCTATTGTCTATAATATATGGTGAAAattttaaacactttcatcaGTTACTCCATAAACGTCGTTTTTTTGCCTTGTGAAATGTGAATTACTAGGCACGGGTAATGACTTTTTCTATTCAAATGTGATTATAGGTTTGCCGGTATATGTATGTCGTTTAGTATATTATCAATCAATGAGTGTTATTTAACAACGGTAGTCATGTGGTTCACACAACATATATGACACAACATATAATTCccattcaattttattttatacatagtgcattttaaataaataatgtgtATAAGAAATTTACACTATGCGGACAGATAAAGATCATGTGGTTCGAGTCTACCTTGGACACCTTTGGATTCGCCCATAAATATGAcacttttttattaataatatttatttttctatcaCAGTAACTTCTTTAATAAGAAAGATATCACATCACTTCTTTTCTAGACCACTATTCCATAAAAAACGTTAGTCGTCGATTGTGGCCAAATTCTATTTCTTTTTAAGAATATACAACAAAGTATATTTCTCCTAGTAACATATATTAGCACATCAGTGAATAACTAAATACCCATAGATACatgtaaaagtgtaaaaccGTGTGCATCTATAATAATAGAGGTCATTGTTCGTTTTATTATACCTATAGTCTATAGACTGTATAAATCTACAATAATAGAGGTCGTTGTTCGTTTTAATATGTGAAATATGTTAGAATCTCGAATCATCTCACTTTACCTCATGTATTTTTACCAACCCatctttttagttttaatcatttctatttttaaattctATTTTTAAAGTGTGTAAAACCCCGTGCAACACGAACAAAATTTGAtcgtaaaaaaataaaataaaaatctcaCAATTTTGTCACTCCAAAACTTAACATCTATGAGTAAATCCACACTACTAGaccttaataaaaaatattgtacttttcatattaaaagtctactccttaaattttatgataagtgtagaACTATTTAATACACTTAAATTGAAATCTTTAGAGCTACatttatcaaattaacaatTTACTCGTTTATTGTAcatttgtacttgtataacatgAATAACACTTTATGGGCCAAAACGTAGTCCATATATACAGCCCAAATATATGTACACATatattctttccttttttttttctctctctcttaatTCAATAGCGGTGCTTTTCGATTTTTGTTCCAAACCCAACTCGTGCACCAATCGTCTCAGGTCAAAAAACTCTAAAGTCTTTTTGgtctttctttaaaaaaatctcCAACAAAATTGCGATTATacaataccaaaaagaaaaaaatcgaTAAAATCGATTAAAAAtcccaaaaaagaaaaatggtgaAGCAATCGAAGGGCGGTTCGATCGCTCCGTTTTTATTAAAGTGTTATGAGATGGTGAATGATCCAACAACAGATGATTTAATATCATGGGGTCAAAATAATGATAGTTTTATTGTTTGGAATGAAGTTGATTTTACTAACAATTTGCttcctaaatattttaaacatagtAATTATTCCAGCTTTCAACGCCAACTCAATATCTatgtaagtttttctttttggtcaattattttgaattttcgttatatgttttaatttgttattatagATTTGAATAATGTTATAGTTTCGCTATCTTGTATTGGTTGGACTGTATTACTTgaattaaacattatataacCTAAAATTGGAAGAATCTTGTCGACCAAGATATGATGTCACGTGCTAAACTCGTGATCCTTAGTTGCATAGAGTTTGGATTTTggacaatataaataaaagtctaGGGCCCGTTTCTCAACCGGCTGAATGcataaataatgtctgtatgAATTGAaggttattttctttattaagttaaaaaagaaacatgaagttTGACTGATAATGTCGTTTTTAGCTATGTCGACGGGCTTTTGTTGGATTTTCTGGATTTTGGGTTATAAGGTGGTTAGAAGCGGATAAGGTTTTAGAATGTCGTGGTTAGACGAAACATAAAATGGTAGTTTATGTCATAATGGAGAATGATAAGTAGGTTTTTAGTATATCAGGCTATTGTATCTGCTTATATAATGGTTGAAATTTTGATTTCAGGGATTTAGGAAAACGGATACTGATAGATGGGAGTTTGCGAATGAAGGGTTTATCAAAGGCCAAGAGCATTTATTGAGGTCCATTGTCAGAAAGAAGGTAACGCCTGCCAAGGCTCAACAAAATGTTACAGAGCCGGAAGCAGCAGAGCCTGAAGTTGTACACATTAACAGACTTGAAGAGAACCGACAAGCCAACCTATGGAAGGAAGTTGAGAGTCTTAAAACCGATAAGAACATGTTAATGCAGGAGCTTGTGAAACAGAGGCAACATCAAGATGCCTCACAAACTAAAATGTTGGTCCTTCGTGAACAGCTAAAAGGGATGGAAAAAAACCAGCATCAAATGTTGTCATTTATTGTCATGGCTATGCAGAGCCCCGGGTTTTTTGCTCAACTGTCTTCACCTGTAAAATCTAAAACCAGATTGAAACCAGTCAGAGAAGTTAGTGAAACAGTAGAGGGTGCAATTGTGAAATATCAGCCACTACCGGTTGAATCACCAGATATGTATTCTGAAGAGCCATTTAGATATGGTGTTACCTCGGAGGATAAAGACTATTTTATGGATATCTGCCCCGGGTCAACCTTTGACGAGAGCATTGACCCGAGAGAAAACATGgatcaaattattttttctgATCTGCCTGATGGTGATGATATGCTAGATCAGCTTCTTTCTAGTACTATACCAGAGAAAAATGAAACAACCATAGATCTACTTGATGATGAATATGGGTCTGCAGATATGGGACTGGATGGCTTCAAATTTTTGCCCGAAGACTTTGAGAAGTCGGTAATTGTGTCACCCAGGAGGGAAGCTTTATTATATAGCGAGATGTAAAAGCTTGTAACGGCAATACGGGAATTCTGTTTTTTACTTTCTTATATCTATTATTATCCAATATTAGCTCTGCTATTGTGgtcttgtaagttgtaactgccAAATCTCAGCTCTTACAATCAATATTTTGGGTTCAAGACCCAAATTTTGtataatattgatatatatgttaAGACGTAGGAGTTTTCCTCGAGAAAATATGTCGCCTATATTTTTATCTCTATTTGTAATTGTTGCTTGTCACATGATGTTCATTGGAATATGCTTGTTCAGATGCACAAAAAGTGCAATGCCTGTGATATGCTTAAAATTCAAAGGACCTGATAATCATAACATACGTTATGTTTGTTTGCCATGAGTAGAATCAGTTATTTTAATCCCTGTAAAACTCAAGTTATACAAGGCTGCCTTTGTTTTCTTGCAGTCTTCAGTACCATGTTTATGGTTTAAGTCTTTTAAAGTAGTTTGCTTGGGTAAATCAGGGATTATTATTCATGTCTGtatgatttataaatctggCACTTGAAAATTGAGATGATTGTTAAGGTACCAATCCTTTTGCGTTTGCATCATTTGCTTTTCTTGTTTCGATAAGCCATTAAGCTGTTTCATCTTAGCAT includes the following:
- the LOC122580467 gene encoding heat stress transcription factor A-1-like yields the protein MVKQSKGGSIAPFLLKCYEMVNDPTTDDLISWGQNNDSFIVWNEVDFTNNLLPKYFKHSNYSSFQRQLNIYGFRKTDTDRWEFANEGFIKGQEHLLRSIVRKKVTPAKAQQNVTEPEAAEPEVVHINRLEENRQANLWKEVESLKTDKNMLMQELVKQRQHQDASQTKMLVLREQLKGMEKNQHQMLSFIVMAMQSPGFFAQLSSPVKSKTRLKPVREVSETVEGAIVKYQPLPVESPDMYSEEPFRYGVTSEDKDYFMDICPGSTFDESIDPRENMDQIIFSDLPDGDDMLDQLLSSTIPEKNETTIDLLDDEYGSADMGLDGFKFLPEDFEKSVIVSPRREALLYSEM
- the LOC122585719 gene encoding chaperone protein dnaJ 20, chloroplastic-like, encoding MALKMNFVLQKSDLMLIRNERVFNGIKKTTNISCRAKELHNIDNKKNFYQVLSLESQNVSFHDLKKAYRAKALQLHPDVYPSSKKEESTKRFVELREAYEVLSDPNTRRMYDLSLVGGHTHREQNVHFSTTVWEAQLEGLKNRAAKRPKRRSIQFM